The sequence below is a genomic window from Haloferax mediterranei ATCC 33500.
TGCGCCGCTGACGCGTTCGGCCACTGTCTCCTCGGGTAACCGAGATGAGACGCTTTTCACCTCGCGCGACCAAGTTCTCTGCCGTGTCCAGCACGACCCGTCGTCAGTTTCTCGCAACCCTCGGAGCCGCTGGTCTCGTATCCACTGCCGGGTGCGTGAGCTACGACCGACCCACCTACGAAGGAACGTGGTCGCGGCGCGGCTACGACGACGCCCAAACCGGCTCCTCACCGGCGACTGGACCGACTGGGGACCTCTACGTCTCGTGGCGCGCCGACGTGTTCGAGGGCTACCCGCCGACATCGCCAGTCGTCGCCGACGAAACAGTCTATCATCTCCACACCCGCGGCGGGCGCGACACGCAACACGATACTGTCGTCTCCGCGTTCGACGCGGCGACCGGCGAGGAACGGTGGCAAACGACCGTTTCGACGACCGACTTCGACAAGCACGCGTATCATCACGACTCCCTCGTCGTCACCCGAACGCGCAGCGTTCCGGCTTCCCGTCGAGCTGGGCTCGACGATGCCGTCTCCGACGACTGCATCTACGCCCGGACCTTCGAGGGGATTCACGCGCTTTCGACCGACGGAGAACTGTTGTGGACGCATCCCGTTCCGACGACAGGGGAACCGCATCCACTCGCTGCACCGCCTATCGTCTCCGGCGGACTGGTCGTGACGGCAACCTACGGGGAGCGAACTCCACCGGCGGCGGTCGTCGCCGTGGACGCCGAAACCGGCGACATCGTGTGGCGGGCGGGCTTCGACGACCGCCGGATACCGTGGACGCTCTCGGCCGCCGACGGAACGGTCTACGTGCCGTTTTTCGACGGTGACTCCGGACTGGTCGTACTCGACCTCGAAACGGGGGTCGAAGACTGGGCGGTCTCGCTCCCCGTCGACGGCCCTGTAACGGTTTCGGGCGACACACTGCTCGTCCCGCTCCGCGAGGACGAAACTGAATCTATCGCTGCCGTGGACCGAAACACCCGCGAGATACGCTGGCAAAAATCTGTGGGCCGACGAACCGATTCAGGAGTCGCCGTCGCCGACGATCTCGTCTACTACTGTACAAACGCCATGCTCACGGCTCGTAGACTCGACACCGGAGAGCTCGCCTGGTCGTTCGGGCCGGAACCGCACGTTTCGTTCAGTTGGACACCAGTCGTCGCGGGCACGACGGTCTACGCGCTCGCCGAACCGCCGAGTGAGGACTCGTCGGACGACGGCTCGCCGCCGTATTACCTCTACGCGCTCGATACGGCCAACGGGGAGGTCCGCGGGCGGGCACCGGCGTTGGAGCACGGGATGGCGTCTTCGCTCGCGGTCGTCGATGGGGCAGTCTACCTCGCAGGGCGCGACGAATTGCGGTGCTACGAATCCTGCGCGTTCTCGGTCCGTGGTCGGTGTCTCGTCGAGTGAGTCAGAAACAGCGCGGCGGTCCGCGACCTACGGCTGCGGCAGTTCGATTTCCTCGCCGTCGGCGTAGACCGTCGGGTCGCGGATGATGCCGTCGAGGTGGAGCGGCGCGTCGGTGTCGCCGCCGATGCCCGCGTCGTCGCCGATGGCGATGTGGACCGTTCCGGCGGCCTTCTCGTCGAGGAGGACGGAGCCGACGAGGTCGGTCACGCCGACGTTGGTTCCGATACCGATTTCGGCGAGGTTGTAGGCGTCTCGGCCGACTTCCTCGGCCGCGGCTTCGACCTGCTCGCGGATGTCGTCGTCCGAAATCTCGGTGACGTAGCCGTCTTCGACCTCGAAACGGAGGTCCTGACCCTCATCGAGGAGTTCGTGGGGCATCATCGTTCCGTCGACCACGTAGGTTCCGGTCGCGGATTCGGGGCTGAGGAAGATTTCACCTGCCGGGAGGTTGGAGAACGAGCCGGATTCAGCAATCGCGCCGGTGTCGGCGAGCCACTCGCGGTCGCCGCGGACGAACGTGATATCCGTTCCTTTCTCGGTGGTGACGCGCACCTCGTCGGCGTCGCCGACGGCCTCCAGCATCGCTTTACTGTGGTCGTAAATGGTGTCGTAGTCGGCGTCCAGACCGGTGACGAACACCTCTTCGGTGATGCCGGGCAGCGTGGCCCCGCGAGCGCCCGCGTCGCAGGCGTTACCGCGGGCGCGAGTGTGACTCAGACTCTTCGTCGTCGGTGCGAGGAAGGCGTCACAGTATTCCATGGCGGCAGCGACCGGTTCGGGCGGCTCTTCGCCGTGCTGGTTCCCCGGTTGGTAGCGGATGATGGATGCGTCGTCTGTCACTTCGCTTGCGACCTCGTAGAGGGCTTCGCCGATACGCTCGCGCTTGTCGTCGGTGACGACGAGGAGCGATTCGTCGGCTTGTAAGTCGAGACACTGATGGACCGCCGTCTCGCTGGCGGCGCGGAGGTCGGAGTCGTCGGCTGTCATGTGGGTCCTTGCGACACCCGTCGGGTTAGGCGTTCCCATCTGTACGCCCCCGCTCGATTTCACGTCGTATAGACGGGGCTACGTCGCCGCTTTTGACTTCACTCGCTTTGGAGGTAATCCAGCGACTCACTCGCTCTAGAGTTAATTTCTACCAATTAACCATCGAAATAACTATGGTCGCCTATGGCTGTTTTTCATTCATGATACGAGTGGGTGTCAACGGCTACGGTACGATCGGAAAGCGCGTCGCAGACGCAGTCGAGGCGCAACCCGATATGGAACTCATCGGCGTAGCCAAGACGCAACCCAACTTCGAAGCACACACCGCGGTCGAACGCGGGTACCCGATGTACGCCGCCATCCCAGAACGTTCTCCATTGTTCGCCGAAGCCGGCATCGACATCGCTGGCGAAGTGGACGAACTCGTTGCCGAGGCGGACGTCATCGTGGACTGTACGCCGTCCGGTATCGGCGCGCAAAACCGCGAACTGTACGAAACACACCACACACCCGCTATCTTCCAGGGTGGCGAGGACTCCGACGTGGCGGACGTGAGCTTCAACGCGCGGTCGAACTTCGATGCGGCCCGCGACGCCGACTACGTCCGTGTCGTCTCGTGTAACACGACCGGTCTCTCGCGCATCATCGCGCCGCTCGAAGAGGAGTACGGCGTCGATAAGGTACGTGCGACGCTCGTTCGTCGTGGCGGCGACCCGGGACAGAACTCTCGCGGACCGATAAACGACATTCTCCCGAACCCGATCAAAGTTCCGTCCCACCACGGTCCCGACGTGAAGACCATTTTCCCCGACCTCGAAATCGATACGCTCGGACTGAAAGTCCCGGCGACGCTGATGCACGTGCACGCGCTCAACGTCACGCTCGAAGACGACGTGACCGGCGCACACGTCCGCCAACTGCTCGAAGGCGAGGACCGCGTCTACGTCATTCCGGAAGGCCTCGGCATCGACGGCGCGGGGAAGCTCAAGGACTTCGCACTCGACGCGGGTCGCCCGCGCGGCGACATGTGGGAGAACTGCGTCTGGGGCGAATCCATCGGCGTCAACGGCCGCGACCTCTACCTGTTCCAGGCCATCCACCAGGAGTCCGACGTGATTCCGGAGAACATCGACGCCATCCGCGCGATGTTCGACACCGAAGACAAACGGGACAGCATGGAACTCACGGACCGCACGCTCGGCGTCGGCATCTCCGGCGACCCTTCTGGGTTCTCTGAGCAGGCGCGCGCGGAGTTCGCCGACGACTAATCGGCGAATCGCCTGTTCAGTTTCTCGGTTCCTTCACCAACCTCTTTTCACCCTCGTTCGACCGCTCCCACTCGATTCGTTTTCCACCCGTCCGTTCTTCCGCTCTCAGGCGTCGCCTCCGAGTCGCTCGAACGACACGCTACCCGTCCCGAGGTCGACGACGGCGACGTGGAACGAGTCGTCGGCACCGGAAATGGGCAGACCGCCGGGATTGATGTGTGTCGTGCCGTCGCGGTCTTCGACGACCCGATCGTGGGTGTGCCCGCGGAGCACGTAGTCGTAGTTCCCCGAATCGAGAAGCGCCTCGACCAGTTTCGCTTCGGTTCCGTGGTAGACGGCTATCTCCTCGCCGTCGAGCGTCAGGTGCGCGAAGTCGTCGTGGTACGTCCCGAACGACTCGACCACGTTACGAAGTTTCCACTCCCCGTCGTTGTTGCCGCGAATCGCGTGGAAGTCGAAGTCCGAATCGAACGGAGTCGCCGAGAATGGAGAGACGATGTCGCCACAGTGGACGACCACCTCCACGGCTTCGGCTTCGAAGTGCGAGACGGCGGCTTCGACGTAGTTGAGGTTGTCGTGCGTATCGGAGACGACGCCGAGTTTCATGCACTCTGATTTGGTAACCCCAGTCATCAAATTGGGTGATATTTATCACCCGGTCGTATTCTCTACCTCACATGACGTTCGGCGCGCGCAGATTCGAGAGGTGGCTGTGGGTCTGTCTTTATCCGAAGCACAGGCGTCGTCCTCCTCGTTCAAGGGGCCGCCAGCGTCTTCGCAGAAAAACGTCCGAGTAAGTCCGCTCGGTCCTACTTCAGCACTTCCACACCCGCCAGCGGCGCACCCGTCAAGGCGCGGATGTAGGCACCGCCCGCGATGGAGACGTGGCCGAAGTCGGCCTCGTCCATGCCGTACATCTCGATGGCGCGGGAGGTGTCGCCGCCGCCGACGACGGAGAAGCAATCGGTTTCGGAGATGGCGCGGAGGACGCCGACGGTACCGACCGAAAAGCGCTCGTCTTCGAACAGACCGAGTGCGCCCTTCACGAAGACTGCCTCGGAATCGCGGATGATGGGGTCGTACGTCTCGACCGTCTCGCTGCCGACGTCGAGGTACGCGCGGTCCTTCTCGTCGATGTCGGAAACGGCGATTTCGGCGCGCTCGTCGTTGTCATCCTCGTAGGCGAGGTCGACGGCGAGTTTGATTTGGTCGCCGCGTTCGTCGAGCAGCGATTCGATGGTGTCGCGGTTGGCCTCCCACTGGTCGTCGAAGAAGTCCATGCCGTCGAGGTCGAAGCCGACCTCGTGACCGGCGGCGCGGAGGAACAGTTCGCCCGCGATGCCGCCGAGCAGGAACTGGTCGACCTTGTCGCCGAGGTTGTTCATCACGTTGATGACGTCGGTCGCTTTCGTCCCCCCGACGACCATCGTGACTTGGCCGTCGAACTCGCGTGTCGCAATCGAGGAGTTCGCCTCGTATTCGGTCTGCATCACGCGTCCCGCGTAGGCGGGCAGTTCGAGAGCAAATCCGACGAGAGAAGCGTGCGAGCGGTGGGCCGCGGAGTACGCATCGTTGATGTACGCGTCGAAATAGGGAGCGAGCGTCTGGACGAACTCGGTGTCGGCTTTGACTTCCGGGTCCTCCTCGGGGAGTTCCTCGTCGCACATGCGGGTGTTTTCGAGGAGGAGAACCTCACCGGCGGACAGTGACTCGATGGCGTCGATAGCTTCATCGCCGTAGGTGTCGGCAACGAACTGCACGTCGTGGTCGACGTGCTTCGCGAGGATTGCGGCGTGCTGTTCGAGAGAAACGAAGTCGTCGCCGCCGGGACGTCCCTGATGGGCCATCAGGACGACACGGTGGCCCGCGTCGGCGAGTTCGCGGACTGTCTCCGCGTGGCGGTCGAAGCGTCGGTTGTCCTGTACCTCGTCGTCTTCGACGGGCGAGTTGAGGTCGAGTCGGACGAGAACGCGCTGTTCCGGGTTGAGGTCGTCGAGGGTCTTGAACATCGGGTGGAAGAACGTGGAGTGGTTACTTAGTGGTGGGTAGGTCAGGCCGAGAGGGCGGTCGATTAGAGTGAGAGATTACTGATGCGTGACGAAGTGTGCGACGTCGAGCATCCGGTTGGAGAATCCGTACTCGTTGTCGTACCACGTCAGAATCTTGTAGAGACCGCCGTCGTTGACCTGGTTCGTCGTGTTGAGGTCGACGGTGCTGGAGAAGGGAAGCTGGAGAATGTCACGCGACGTGACTTCGTCGTCCGTGTAGCCGAGGACACCGGCGAGCGGGCCGGAGTCGGCAGCGGCGCGGAAGGCATCGTTGATTTCTTCGACCGAAGGCGTCTCGTCGAGTTGGACGACGAGTTCCGTGAGCGACCCGTTCGGGACGGGGACGCGAATCGCCATGCCGTCGAGCTTGCCGTCGAGCTGGGGAAGAATCTCGGTGGCTGCCTGTGCGGCACCGGTCGTCGTCGGGACGATGTTCTCGGCAGCGGAGCGACCGCGACGCTGCTTCGCGTGGGGGCTGTCGATGAGGTTCTGGCTGCCCGTGTAGGCGTGGACGGTCGTCAGAAGACCGTTCTCGATGCCGAACTCCTCGTCGAGCACCTTTGCGACCGGTGTGACGGAGTTCGTCGTACAGGAGGCGTTGGAGATGATATCTTCGCCGTCGTACTCGTCGTGGTTGACACCGTAGACGATCTGCTTGACCGGCTCGTCGCCCTTCGGCGGTGCGGAGATGACGACCTTGTCCGCGCCTGCGTCGAGGTGCGCCGAGGCATCTTTCTTCGTACGGAAGATGCCCGTACATTCGAGTGCCACGTCGACGTCGAGGTCTCCCCACGGCAGTTCTGCGGGGGACTGGACGTTGTAGAGACCCACCGAGGTGCCGCCGATAGTCAGGGAGTCGCCGTCGCGTTCGACACCGTCGAGACGGCCCATGACGGAATCGTACTTCGCGAGGTACGCCATGTCGTCGAAGTCCATGACGTCGTTGATGGCGACCAGTTCAACCTTCGGATTGTCGAGGACGGCACGGAAGATGTTCCGGCCGATTCGGCCGAAGCCGTTGAGTGCCACCCGCACCACGTCCGATTCATCCACGTTCTCGCCCGCGCTGAGGTAGGATTTTTCACTCATGTTCGAGTAGTTTCCAGGTATATATCCCAGACGCAAGAGTATACCTGTTTCGGTAAATCCGACTGAATCGAACGTTACCTTTCATATACGATCATAACTTGCTCAGAAACAATCGCTATCACTCAAAATCGGACGGTATTTGCTACGCGTGAAGCGATATCGTGAGTACAATATGTGCCATCCGAGGTCCTTGTTACCAAGGTTGTCGCGGGCAGAAAGGCTTTAACCTCCGATTTCATAGCGGCCCCCATGGTGAGAGACGACCGCGACGACCCGTTCGACAACATCTTCGATGAAATCGAACGGATGATGAACGACATGACTGGAGGAGACGCTGGCTTTGCCTCCGAAACCCACATTGACGTGTATGATGAGGGTACCTCGCTCCGACTCGTCGCGGACCTCCCAGGCG
It includes:
- a CDS encoding outer membrane protein assembly factor BamB family protein; this encodes MSSTTRRQFLATLGAAGLVSTAGCVSYDRPTYEGTWSRRGYDDAQTGSSPATGPTGDLYVSWRADVFEGYPPTSPVVADETVYHLHTRGGRDTQHDTVVSAFDAATGEERWQTTVSTTDFDKHAYHHDSLVVTRTRSVPASRRAGLDDAVSDDCIYARTFEGIHALSTDGELLWTHPVPTTGEPHPLAAPPIVSGGLVVTATYGERTPPAAVVAVDAETGDIVWRAGFDDRRIPWTLSAADGTVYVPFFDGDSGLVVLDLETGVEDWAVSLPVDGPVTVSGDTLLVPLREDETESIAAVDRNTREIRWQKSVGRRTDSGVAVADDLVYYCTNAMLTARRLDTGELAWSFGPEPHVSFSWTPVVAGTTVYALAEPPSEDSSDDGSPPYYLYALDTANGEVRGRAPALEHGMASSLAVVDGAVYLAGRDELRCYESCAFSVRGRCLVE
- a CDS encoding phosphoglycerate kinase; the encoded protein is MFKTLDDLNPEQRVLVRLDLNSPVEDDEVQDNRRFDRHAETVRELADAGHRVVLMAHQGRPGGDDFVSLEQHAAILAKHVDHDVQFVADTYGDEAIDAIESLSAGEVLLLENTRMCDEELPEEDPEVKADTEFVQTLAPYFDAYINDAYSAAHRSHASLVGFALELPAYAGRVMQTEYEANSSIATREFDGQVTMVVGGTKATDVINVMNNLGDKVDQFLLGGIAGELFLRAAGHEVGFDLDGMDFFDDQWEANRDTIESLLDERGDQIKLAVDLAYEDDNDERAEIAVSDIDEKDRAYLDVGSETVETYDPIIRDSEAVFVKGALGLFEDERFSVGTVGVLRAISETDCFSVVGGGDTSRAIEMYGMDEADFGHVSIAGGAYIRALTGAPLAGVEVLK
- a CDS encoding aminopeptidase; its protein translation is MTADDSDLRAASETAVHQCLDLQADESLLVVTDDKRERIGEALYEVASEVTDDASIIRYQPGNQHGEEPPEPVAAAMEYCDAFLAPTTKSLSHTRARGNACDAGARGATLPGITEEVFVTGLDADYDTIYDHSKAMLEAVGDADEVRVTTEKGTDITFVRGDREWLADTGAIAESGSFSNLPAGEIFLSPESATGTYVVDGTMMPHELLDEGQDLRFEVEDGYVTEISDDDIREQVEAAAEEVGRDAYNLAEIGIGTNVGVTDLVGSVLLDEKAAGTVHIAIGDDAGIGGDTDAPLHLDGIIRDPTVYADGEEIELPQP
- a CDS encoding type II glyceraldehyde-3-phosphate dehydrogenase; this encodes MIRVGVNGYGTIGKRVADAVEAQPDMELIGVAKTQPNFEAHTAVERGYPMYAAIPERSPLFAEAGIDIAGEVDELVAEADVIVDCTPSGIGAQNRELYETHHTPAIFQGGEDSDVADVSFNARSNFDAARDADYVRVVSCNTTGLSRIIAPLEEEYGVDKVRATLVRRGGDPGQNSRGPINDILPNPIKVPSHHGPDVKTIFPDLEIDTLGLKVPATLMHVHALNVTLEDDVTGAHVRQLLEGEDRVYVIPEGLGIDGAGKLKDFALDAGRPRGDMWENCVWGESIGVNGRDLYLFQAIHQESDVIPENIDAIRAMFDTEDKRDSMELTDRTLGVGISGDPSGFSEQARAEFADD
- the gap gene encoding type I glyceraldehyde-3-phosphate dehydrogenase, producing MSEKSYLSAGENVDESDVVRVALNGFGRIGRNIFRAVLDNPKVELVAINDVMDFDDMAYLAKYDSVMGRLDGVERDGDSLTIGGTSVGLYNVQSPAELPWGDLDVDVALECTGIFRTKKDASAHLDAGADKVVISAPPKGDEPVKQIVYGVNHDEYDGEDIISNASCTTNSVTPVAKVLDEEFGIENGLLTTVHAYTGSQNLIDSPHAKQRRGRSAAENIVPTTTGAAQAATEILPQLDGKLDGMAIRVPVPNGSLTELVVQLDETPSVEEINDAFRAAADSGPLAGVLGYTDDEVTSRDILQLPFSSTVDLNTTNQVNDGGLYKILTWYDNEYGFSNRMLDVAHFVTHQ
- a CDS encoding metallophosphoesterase, producing MKLGVVSDTHDNLNYVEAAVSHFEAEAVEVVVHCGDIVSPFSATPFDSDFDFHAIRGNNDGEWKLRNVVESFGTYHDDFAHLTLDGEEIAVYHGTEAKLVEALLDSGNYDYVLRGHTHDRVVEDRDGTTHINPGGLPISGADDSFHVAVVDLGTGSVSFERLGGDA